The proteins below are encoded in one region of Colletotrichum lupini chromosome 5, complete sequence:
- a CDS encoding acetyltransferase codes for MDIRLLKPADLPLIQHANLENLPENYFLKYYLYHALSWPQLSYVAVDVSRPKRTPYDYPKIVGYVLAKMEEEPTDGVAHGHITSLSVMRTHRRLGIAEKLMRQSQLAMVETFGAQYVSLHVRVSNQAAIHLYRDTLGFKNEKTESKYYADGEDAYCMKLDLGYIREQIQDERDREEEEAATGEAADEGEAVGDVGRDPNAPAADKKRKVKVGRGLGVGELVEKNESKN; via the exons ATGGATATCCGCCTCCTCAAGCCCGCCGACCTCCCCCTCATACAGCACGCCAACCTCGAGAACCTGCCCGAGAACTACTTCCTAAAGTACTACCTCTACCACGCCCTCTCGTGGCCCCAGCTCAGCTATGTCGCCGTCGACGTCTCCCGCCCCAAGCGCACCCCCTACGACTACCCCAAGATCGTCGGCTACGTCCTGGCCAAGATGGAGGAGGAGCCCACCGACGGCGTCGCCCACGGCCACATCACCAGTCTCAGCGTCATGCGCACCCACCGCCGCCTAGGTATCGCCGAGAAGCTGATGCGCCAAAGCC AACTCGCCATGGTCGAGACCTTCGGCGCCCAGTACGTCTCCCTCCACGTCCGCGTCTCCAACCAGGCCGCCATCCACCTCTACCGCGACACCCTCGGCTTCAAGAACGAAAAGACGGAGAGCAAATACTACGCCGACGGCGAGGACGCCTACTGCATGAAGCTCGACCTGGGCTACATCCGCGAGCAGATCCAGGACGAGCGCGAccgcgaggaggaggaggccgcTACGGGTGAAGCCGCAGACGAGGGCGAAGCCGTGGGCGACGTCGGGCGCGATCCGAACGCGCCCGCCGCTGATAAGAAGCGCAAGGTCAAGGTCGGTCGCGGGTTGGGTGTCGGGGAGCTCGTTGAGAAGAATGAGAGTAAGAACTAA
- a CDS encoding NADH-ubiquinone oxidoreductase 21.3 kDa subunit codes for MASKAIAKAAAGGLVEISQKHTLQSTGIWERIRRSLAIDPNRSSGVPLNPTFRNPAPGANDPLAYDDPVTVPAGDIADNPYWKRDARRNYPAISVVNQADVVGLLAVGSAANPRVELIGEAGEKALVAAKEEGKTTGIAAYLEKNAAQGAVEASKEALFTNGLPPTPSGESLKSGKWDVHKYKVNEEQTYGEG; via the exons ATGGCCTCCAAGGCAATTGCGAAGGCTGCGGCAGGCGGTCTCGTGGAGATCTCCCAG AAGCACACCCTCCAGTCCACAGGCATCTGGGAACGCATCCGCCGCTCCCTGGCCATCGACCCCAACCGCTCCTCCGGCGTGCCCTTGAACCCGACCTTCCGCAACCCGGCACCGGGCGCCAACGACCCCCTGGCCTACGACGACCCCGTCACCGTCCCCGCGGGCGACATCGCCGACAACCCGTACTGGAAGCGCGACGCCCGCCGCAACTACCCGGCCATCAGCGTCGTCAACCAGGCCGACGTCGTCGGCCTGCTGGCCGTCGGGTCCGCCGCCAACCCGCGCGTCGAGCTCATCGGCGAGGCGGGCGAGAAGGCGCTCGTCGCGGCCAAGGAAGAAGGAAAGACGACGGGCATCGCGGCTTACCTCGAGAAGAACGCCGCGCAGGGCGCCGTCGAGGCGAGCAAGGAAGCGCTGTTTACGAATGGGTTGCCGCCGACGCCGAGTGGTGAGAGTTTGAAGAGTGGGAAGTGGGATGTGCACAAGTACAAGGTCAACGAGGAGCAGACCTACGGTGAAGGGTGA
- a CDS encoding short-chain dehydrogenase, whose protein sequence is MSRSLDGKLGIVTGASRGIGVAIAEHLAAKGCNLILGYTSPSSQSPAEQLATDLSTKHNIKTLAVQADMGTPEGPRSLVATAKAHFERLNTSKKFQIDILINNAGVAQNNLLPAITVSQFDVSYRVNVLGPLLLTQAVQPYLPQDRSGRIVNMSSVSSSAGFPEQSVYGGTKAALEAMTRTWARELSENATVNAINPGPVLTEMYAGNTPEFKRFIKGFIEHAPLMKARQGIDSDELVKAAEEEGGRPAYVGEIAGIVGMLVSADSAWCTGQVVCANGDPFDDVLTLEDQFFSEGFRQGTEDGIQAGKIEGRSVGLAKGYEKFYESGRIHARAVIWANRLSLPQKNSSTATKKPSSSSAAASASVSGSAEQAQLSTEPPSESQNKTCSLPPLPPNARLEKNVTTAFALVEPDTLSKENSDDAVNDFDDRLKRAQGKVKIIERMTGEVVSAPEAPAAAGDIKVPETKEI, encoded by the exons ATGTCTCGTTCTCTCGATGGCAAGCTCGGAATCGTGACCGGCGCCTCTCGAG GCATCGGCGTTGCCATCGCCGAGCACCTCGCCGCCAAAGGCTGCAACCTCATCCTGGGCTACACCTCCCCCTCTTCCCAATCCCCAGCCGAACAACTCGCAACAGACCTGAGCACAAAACACAACATCAAGACCCTCGCGGTCCAAGCCGACATGGGCACGCCCGAAGGACCCCGATCCCTCGTCGCAACCGCAAAAGCCCACTTCGAAAGGCTCAACACCAGCAAGAAATTCCAAATCGACATCCTCATCAACAACGCAGGCGTCGCCCAAAACAACCTCCTCCCCGCCATAACAGTCTCTCAATTCGACGTCTCCTACCGCGTAAACGTCCTCGGCCCTCTGCTCCTAACCCAAGCCGTCCAACCTTACCTGCCCCAAGACCGCTCCGGCCGCATCGTAAACATGTCCTCCGTCAGCTCCTCCGCCGGCTTCCCAGAACAGAGCGTCTACGGCGGCACAAAGGCCGCCCTCGAGGCCATGACGCGCACCTGGGCCCGCGAGCTCAGCGAGAACGCCACCGTCAACGCGATCAACCCCGGTCCCGTGCTCACCGAGATGTACGCGGGCAACACGCCCGAGTTCAAGCGCTTCATCAAGGGATTCATCGAGCACGCGCCGCTGATGAAGGCCAGGCAGGGGATCGACTCGGACGAGCTGGTCAAGGCCGCTGAGGAGGAGGGCGGGAGGCCGGCGTACGTTGGGGAGATTGCGGGTATTGTGGGCATGCTTGTCTCCGCGGACTCTGCGTGGTGCACGGGACAGGTTGTTTGTGCTAACGGCG ACCCCTTTGACGACGTCCTCACCCTCGAAGATCAATTCTTCTCGGAGGGCTTCCGCCAAGGCACCGAAGACGGCATCCAAGCAGGCAAAATCGAGGGCCGCTCCGTCGGCCTCGCAAAGGGCTACGAGAAATTCTACGAGAGCGGAAGGATACACGCCCGCGCCGTCATATGGGCCAATAGACTGTCCCTCCCCCAGAAGAATAGCAGCACAGCCACCAAAAAGCCGTCCAGTTCTTCAGCGGCAGCCTCAGCCTCGGTTTCGGGCTCGGCCGAGCAAGCCCAGCTATCGACAGAGCCGCCATCAGAGTCACAAAACAAGACCTGCTCCCTaccgccgctgccgcccaACGCGAGACTGGAAAAGAACGTCACGACGGCGTTTGCGCTGGTCGAGCCGGACACGCTCTCCAAGGAGAACAGCGACGACGCCGTCAACGACTTTGACGACAGGTTGAAGAGGGCGCAGGGCAAAGTCAAGATCATTGAGCGCATGACGGGTGAAGTGGTTTCTGCGCCTGAGgctcctgctgctgctggcgaTATAAAGGTCCCGGAGACCAAGGAGATTTGA